A region from the Stigmatella erecta genome encodes:
- a CDS encoding tetratricopeptide repeat protein: MRIVCQKCAAAYAIEDRLISPKGIRAQCPRCRHLQLVKKDPAGADAGAPEPAAASAPQAVPPVAAAARAPARPLSSEDALPGYGNVPGGEPASDPLFDGLIPSGPSRPAAGAAPAKPAEPAPVKCRECSKPLPDPFDQAIGTCEDCRQKAKPSEAAAAPAASAAPASQGFQEIDLPPLESIDMSGVSATGAPALGPEPRSSANRSQPPRPYAASPSPKPVKRSGGAGGILLGLLLALVLVGGGAGAAYYFLVMKPQTEVVAKPVQPVGPPPVPAAIQAVLPRWELRFLDLTGTSAQRLEVGMRLLAEDQRSAYAEAEESFQQALLIDPRSDAAIAGYVQAVALGRGTSIDKATFDESLALIEAAEERAGRTPALLLAHANLMLTRPNQPEAAGQARRLAEEVLTQGIDMDKAEAHVVIGRTYLKTSQGLANQHFDTALTLAPNLQRVAYYRALAHESAGEYSRALEALKGRLEKDPEHWDSLAAMARIYLEVGEVEQARKLYESRAKGPEADGRALLTLAVMRYQVDGNAGAAAKELRALLKNRQRFGEREVSEALVHLAAAERMAGNGEAGNKAAEEALATVKDMPAAHLQLFLAALGRGEAAKAAPHLQGFQGKTEDAALEKVLEGRLRLTERKPAEALELFQEALKLDSRREDAMLLAGIAAAGAGRRDDAFRFFFQALQSDPMRPMPRPVTTLYFLRPGETLVGLKGAILEMKKESMDVAPSLYEGLLLVHMGERPEAERLFREVFELDPNNAGAAAYLSLLALQRGEGSKARTFGSQAVTIGRQQPIAHFANGLALEESKKWEPAKRSLRDALGLAPALLSAEVKLAEMEMASNRTSARERLLKVAGLDPTYLAAKRLLFLLDRQG, from the coding sequence ATGCGGATCGTCTGCCAGAAATGTGCGGCTGCTTATGCCATCGAAGATCGGCTGATTTCGCCGAAGGGGATTCGTGCGCAGTGCCCTCGGTGCCGGCACCTTCAGCTCGTGAAGAAGGATCCGGCCGGCGCTGACGCCGGAGCCCCCGAGCCCGCCGCGGCCTCCGCGCCGCAGGCCGTACCGCCCGTGGCGGCGGCGGCCCGGGCCCCGGCCCGGCCGCTGTCCTCGGAGGATGCCCTGCCGGGTTACGGCAACGTGCCCGGCGGAGAACCGGCGTCCGATCCGCTGTTCGATGGGCTCATCCCCTCCGGGCCCTCCCGGCCCGCCGCAGGGGCCGCGCCCGCCAAGCCCGCAGAGCCGGCGCCGGTGAAGTGCCGGGAGTGCAGCAAGCCCCTGCCGGATCCGTTCGATCAGGCGATTGGCACCTGCGAGGACTGCCGGCAGAAGGCCAAGCCTTCGGAAGCCGCTGCGGCGCCTGCCGCCAGCGCCGCCCCGGCGAGCCAGGGCTTCCAGGAAATCGATCTGCCCCCGCTCGAGTCCATCGACATGTCGGGGGTGTCCGCCACGGGCGCGCCCGCGCTGGGGCCCGAGCCGCGGAGCAGCGCCAACCGCTCCCAGCCGCCCCGGCCGTATGCGGCGTCCCCGTCCCCGAAGCCCGTGAAGAGGTCCGGGGGCGCGGGGGGCATCCTGCTCGGCCTCCTGCTGGCGCTGGTGCTGGTGGGCGGCGGTGCCGGGGCCGCGTACTACTTCTTGGTGATGAAGCCGCAGACGGAGGTGGTGGCCAAGCCCGTGCAGCCGGTGGGGCCGCCGCCCGTTCCCGCCGCCATCCAGGCGGTGCTGCCACGCTGGGAGCTGCGGTTCCTGGACCTGACCGGCACCAGCGCCCAGCGGCTTGAGGTGGGCATGCGGCTGCTGGCCGAGGACCAGCGGTCCGCCTACGCGGAGGCGGAGGAGTCCTTCCAGCAGGCGCTGCTGATCGATCCGCGCAGCGACGCGGCCATCGCCGGCTACGTGCAGGCCGTGGCGCTCGGGCGGGGCACCAGCATCGACAAGGCCACGTTCGATGAGTCGCTCGCGCTCATCGAGGCGGCCGAGGAGCGCGCGGGCCGCACCCCGGCGCTGCTGCTGGCCCATGCGAACCTGATGCTGACCCGCCCCAACCAGCCCGAGGCCGCGGGCCAGGCCCGGCGGCTGGCGGAGGAGGTGCTCACCCAGGGCATCGACATGGACAAGGCCGAGGCCCACGTGGTCATCGGCCGGACCTACCTGAAAACGTCCCAGGGGCTGGCCAACCAGCACTTCGATACGGCGCTCACGCTCGCCCCCAACCTCCAGCGCGTCGCCTATTACCGGGCGCTGGCCCACGAGTCCGCGGGCGAGTACTCCCGGGCGCTCGAGGCGCTGAAGGGGCGGCTGGAGAAGGACCCCGAGCACTGGGACAGCCTGGCCGCCATGGCCCGCATCTACCTGGAAGTTGGTGAGGTGGAGCAGGCCCGGAAGCTCTACGAGTCCCGCGCCAAGGGGCCGGAGGCGGATGGCCGCGCCCTGTTGACGCTGGCGGTGATGCGCTACCAGGTGGACGGCAACGCGGGGGCCGCCGCCAAGGAGCTTCGCGCCCTGCTCAAGAACCGGCAGCGCTTCGGGGAGCGGGAGGTGTCCGAGGCGCTCGTTCACCTCGCGGCCGCCGAGCGCATGGCGGGCAATGGCGAGGCGGGGAACAAGGCCGCCGAAGAGGCCCTGGCCACCGTCAAGGACATGCCCGCGGCGCACCTGCAGCTGTTCCTCGCCGCCCTCGGGCGTGGGGAAGCCGCCAAGGCCGCCCCGCACCTGCAGGGCTTCCAGGGGAAGACCGAGGATGCCGCGCTGGAGAAGGTGCTCGAAGGCCGGCTGCGGCTGACCGAGCGCAAGCCCGCCGAGGCGCTGGAGCTGTTCCAGGAAGCCCTCAAGCTCGATTCGCGCCGCGAGGACGCGATGCTCCTGGCGGGCATCGCCGCGGCGGGGGCGGGCCGCCGGGATGACGCGTTCCGCTTCTTCTTCCAGGCGCTCCAGTCGGACCCCATGCGCCCGATGCCGCGCCCGGTGACGACGCTGTACTTCCTGCGCCCGGGCGAGACGCTCGTGGGGCTCAAGGGCGCCATCCTGGAGATGAAGAAGGAGTCCATGGACGTGGCGCCCTCGCTGTACGAGGGGCTGCTGCTCGTCCACATGGGCGAGCGCCCCGAGGCGGAGCGGCTGTTCCGCGAGGTGTTCGAGCTGGACCCCAACAACGCGGGCGCGGCGGCCTACCTGTCCCTGCTGGCCCTGCAGCGCGGCGAGGGTTCCAAGGCGCGCACCTTCGGCTCCCAGGCGGTGACCATTGGCCGCCAGCAGCCCATCGCCCACTTCGCCAATGGCCTGGCGCTCGAGGAGAGCAAGAAGTGGGAGCCCGCCAAGCGCTCCCTGCGCGATGCGCTGGGGCTGGCGCCCGCGCTGCTGTCCGCGGAGGTGAAGCTGGCGGAGATGGAGATGGCCTCGAACCGGACCTCGGCCCGGGAGCGCCTCCTGAAGGTCGCCGGGTTGGACCCGACGTATCTGGCCGCCAAGCGGCTGCTGTTCCTGCTCGACCGTCAAGGGTGA
- a CDS encoding LptF/LptG family permease, whose amino-acid sequence MRGTLFRYVMWTYARFVVGILAALLTVFLVVDFVDRSRAYTGEGWVLAVLELYWNKLLVTTQLLGPAALLLAAGAAVSTMRKRGEVTALRSLTFGPASLYLPVGAFALMMVAGLIAFDEWVVAKASRRVDEITTQRFNRWGDWRLYYTPKQWFRRGEHVFFLRSGSVQEGFQEVAVLTLSSDFKLVRRLDADTMVPLEGTRWRLTGVQERAFFPDGRTTVSAQPEAEYDLGVPARAFLIRPGRPEQMRLPELREQIHARTEVGLDSRQYELALYNRFAYPMVGLPAALMAVGLALRPSRKGHLTVAIVEGLLIAVAMWGLIVVSRTLVMTDRMAPGLAAWLPSCVLVVAATGLWLRREGWLLMPRRSVTAPSR is encoded by the coding sequence GTGAGGGGCACGCTCTTCCGCTACGTGATGTGGACCTATGCCCGGTTCGTCGTGGGCATCCTCGCCGCGTTGCTCACGGTGTTCCTGGTGGTGGACTTCGTGGACCGCTCGCGCGCCTACACGGGCGAGGGGTGGGTGCTGGCCGTGCTGGAGCTGTACTGGAACAAGCTGCTCGTGACGACGCAGCTTCTGGGCCCCGCGGCCCTGCTGCTGGCGGCCGGGGCGGCCGTGTCCACGATGCGCAAGCGCGGCGAGGTGACGGCGCTGCGCTCGCTGACGTTCGGCCCCGCGTCGCTCTACCTGCCCGTGGGGGCCTTCGCGCTGATGATGGTCGCGGGGCTCATCGCCTTCGATGAGTGGGTGGTGGCCAAGGCCAGCCGGCGGGTGGATGAAATCACCACCCAGCGCTTCAACCGGTGGGGAGACTGGCGGCTCTACTACACGCCCAAGCAGTGGTTCCGGCGGGGCGAGCACGTCTTCTTCCTGCGCAGTGGGAGCGTGCAGGAGGGCTTCCAGGAGGTGGCCGTCCTCACGCTCTCCTCCGACTTCAAGCTCGTGCGCCGGTTGGACGCGGACACGATGGTGCCCCTGGAGGGCACCCGCTGGCGCCTCACGGGCGTCCAGGAGCGGGCGTTCTTTCCGGATGGCCGCACCACGGTCTCGGCGCAGCCGGAGGCGGAGTATGACCTGGGCGTTCCCGCCCGCGCGTTCCTCATCCGCCCAGGGAGGCCCGAGCAGATGCGCCTGCCGGAGCTGCGCGAGCAGATCCACGCCCGCACCGAGGTCGGTCTGGACTCACGGCAGTACGAGCTGGCGCTGTACAACCGCTTCGCCTACCCGATGGTGGGCCTGCCGGCGGCCCTGATGGCGGTGGGGTTGGCGCTGCGTCCCAGCCGCAAGGGCCACCTGACGGTGGCCATCGTCGAGGGGCTGCTCATCGCGGTGGCGATGTGGGGGCTCATCGTGGTGTCCCGGACCCTGGTGATGACGGATCGCATGGCGCCGGGGCTGGCTGCCTGGTTGCCGTCCTGCGTGCTCGTGGTGGCGGCCACGGGATTGTGGCTGCGCCGGGAAGGCTGGCTACTGATGCCGCGCCGTTCCGTGACTGCCCCGTCACGATAG
- the purD gene encoding phosphoribosylamine--glycine ligase: MKVLLLGAGGREHALAWKLARSPKLSALLCGPGNPGMAGLGTQVALKPDAPEAVAALAKREKVDLVVVGPEAPLVAGVADALAAEGIACFGPVAAAARLEGSKAFAKEIMAEAGVPTADFQVFDEVAAAEAYAVARGKIVVKADGLAAGKGVIVAPDVASARAAVRAVAAMGPASQRMVLEELLEGEEVSVIALCDGERYVLLPPAQDHKRVGEGDTGPNTGGMGAYCPAPFLSAEALEQVGKDVIAPMLAVMRRRGAPFRGALYAGLMLTRSGPKVLEFNARFGDPETQVLMLQLGEDLLPLLDACARGQLEPRPLTLEPGASVGIVLAAEGYPETPKRGQEIQGLGTVPAGATVFVAGAEAKGGAIVTSGGRVLTVCARGANLVEARARAYEAVAGLRFEGMHFRRDIGARGVRTAP, from the coding sequence GTGAAGGTGCTTCTGTTGGGGGCCGGGGGCCGTGAGCACGCCCTGGCGTGGAAGTTGGCGCGCAGCCCGAAGCTCTCGGCCTTGCTCTGCGGTCCCGGCAACCCCGGCATGGCCGGCCTGGGCACGCAGGTGGCCCTGAAGCCGGACGCGCCCGAGGCGGTCGCGGCCCTGGCGAAGCGGGAGAAGGTGGACCTGGTGGTGGTGGGCCCGGAGGCCCCGCTGGTGGCGGGCGTGGCGGATGCGCTGGCCGCCGAGGGCATCGCCTGCTTCGGGCCGGTGGCCGCCGCCGCGCGGCTCGAGGGCTCCAAGGCCTTCGCCAAGGAGATCATGGCCGAGGCGGGGGTGCCCACCGCGGACTTCCAGGTCTTTGACGAGGTGGCCGCCGCCGAGGCGTATGCGGTGGCGCGCGGGAAGATCGTCGTCAAGGCGGACGGCCTGGCCGCGGGCAAGGGCGTCATCGTGGCGCCGGATGTGGCGTCCGCCCGGGCCGCGGTGCGGGCCGTGGCGGCGATGGGCCCGGCCAGCCAGCGCATGGTGCTGGAGGAGCTGCTGGAGGGCGAAGAGGTCTCCGTCATCGCGTTGTGCGATGGCGAGCGGTACGTGCTGCTTCCCCCCGCGCAGGACCACAAGCGGGTGGGGGAGGGGGACACGGGCCCGAACACCGGCGGCATGGGCGCGTACTGCCCGGCCCCCTTCCTGTCCGCCGAGGCGCTGGAGCAGGTGGGCAAGGACGTCATCGCCCCGATGCTCGCGGTGATGCGCCGGCGCGGGGCGCCCTTTCGCGGCGCGCTGTACGCGGGGCTGATGCTCACGCGCAGCGGGCCCAAGGTGCTCGAGTTCAACGCGCGCTTCGGGGATCCGGAGACGCAGGTGCTGATGCTTCAGCTCGGCGAGGATCTGCTGCCGCTGCTGGATGCGTGCGCCCGGGGGCAGCTGGAGCCCCGCCCCCTGACGCTGGAGCCGGGGGCCTCGGTGGGCATCGTCCTCGCCGCGGAGGGCTACCCGGAGACACCCAAGCGGGGCCAGGAAATCCAGGGGCTGGGGACAGTCCCCGCGGGCGCCACGGTGTTCGTGGCGGGCGCCGAGGCGAAGGGCGGCGCCATCGTCACCTCCGGCGGCCGGGTGCTGACGGTCTGCGCGCGGGGGGCGAACCTCGTGGAGGCGCGGGCCCGGGCGTATGAGGCCGTGGCGGGGCTGCGCTTCGAGGGCATGCACTTCCGCCGCGATATTGGAGCGCGAGGGGTGCGCACCGCGCCGTGA
- a CDS encoding LptF/LptG family permease translates to MILLARYLLKELLGPLVVWVAFMFLLLFVMQFLVGTEVLLGSAVTLSDVGRLILYLTPHFLVKALPIAFLMAILLGLGRLSEDRELTALQALGISPVQLLLGPVAIGLVLGGLMALLAFTAQPWGLTSVKALVNEVIKKNVAGDVKSGVFYEDLSDLTLYAEHVSRQGGEWTHVLLHDDREPSSPLLVLAQRGRVNMRGSDDALRLVLEEGEVHRANRSTTDYSLLRFEQGEVSVGLGSSMNRKGNRFRSQKEEMSPGELMQAAEEAGKSGGDPRPFWMAIHMRVSNAVAPFSFALLGTPLAIGRKQGGRAWGYLLTLGGYVLFYVLSRVFETLGNQQKLPMLLAAQLPNLLFITVGVVAMWRVSRSGTVR, encoded by the coding sequence GTGATCCTGCTGGCGCGCTACCTGCTGAAGGAGCTGCTCGGCCCCCTGGTGGTGTGGGTGGCGTTCATGTTCCTGCTGCTGTTCGTCATGCAGTTCCTCGTGGGCACCGAGGTGCTGCTCGGCTCGGCGGTGACGCTCTCGGACGTGGGTCGGCTCATCCTCTATTTGACGCCGCACTTCCTGGTGAAGGCGCTGCCCATCGCGTTCCTGATGGCCATCCTGCTGGGGCTGGGGCGGCTGAGCGAGGACCGGGAGCTGACCGCGCTCCAGGCGCTGGGCATCAGCCCCGTGCAGCTCCTGCTGGGGCCCGTGGCCATCGGCCTGGTGCTCGGCGGGCTGATGGCGCTGCTCGCCTTCACCGCTCAGCCCTGGGGCCTGACGAGCGTCAAGGCGCTGGTCAACGAGGTCATCAAGAAGAACGTGGCGGGCGATGTGAAGTCGGGCGTCTTCTACGAGGACCTGAGCGACTTGACGCTCTACGCGGAGCACGTCTCGCGCCAGGGAGGCGAGTGGACGCACGTGCTGCTGCACGATGACCGGGAGCCCTCCTCCCCGTTGCTGGTGCTGGCGCAGCGCGGCCGGGTGAACATGCGCGGGAGCGACGATGCGCTGCGGCTCGTGCTGGAGGAAGGCGAGGTACACCGCGCCAACCGCTCCACCACGGACTACAGCCTGCTGCGCTTCGAGCAGGGCGAGGTGTCCGTGGGGCTGGGCAGCTCCATGAACCGCAAGGGCAACCGCTTCCGCTCGCAGAAGGAGGAGATGTCGCCCGGGGAGCTGATGCAGGCGGCGGAGGAGGCCGGGAAGAGCGGGGGAGACCCCCGGCCCTTCTGGATGGCCATCCACATGCGCGTGAGCAACGCGGTGGCGCCGTTCTCGTTCGCGCTGCTGGGCACGCCCCTGGCCATCGGGCGCAAGCAGGGCGGCCGCGCCTGGGGGTACCTGCTGACGCTGGGCGGGTATGTGCTCTTCTACGTGCTCAGCCGGGTGTTCGAGACGCTGGGCAACCAGCAGAAGCTGCCGATGCTGCTGGCCGCGCAGCTGCCCAACCTCCTGTTCATCACCGTGGGCGTGGTGGCCATGTGGCGCGTGAGCCGCTCGGGGACGGTGCGGTGA